The following coding sequences lie in one Lolium perenne isolate Kyuss_39 chromosome 2, Kyuss_2.0, whole genome shotgun sequence genomic window:
- the LOC127330952 gene encoding ATP sulfurylase 2, with protein MALHLLTPPHLHHHPPLPRRRATPSAAASLAHPLHLHLQPRLRLTTSRPVPARRAMPPAIRSSLIDPDGGALVDLVAPPARRAALRAEAEALPRLRLAPVDVEWAHVLAEGWASPLRGFMREHQYLQCIHFNSLRLPSGAVVNMSLPIVLAVDDADKDRIGAAPDVALAGPDGDLIAVLRSVEIYPHNKEERIARTWGTTAPGLPYVDEAITSAGNWLIGGDLEVLQPIKYNDGLDHYRLSPQQLRDEFDKRGADAVFAFQLRNPVHNGHALLMNDTRRRLLEMGFKNPILLLHPLGGFTKADDVPLPVRMEQHSKVLEDGVLDPETTVVSIFPSPMHYAGPTEVQWHAKARINAGANFYIVGRDPAGMGHPTEKRDLYNPDHGKKVLSMAPGLEKLNILPFKVAAYDTVAKKMAFFEPSRSQDFLFISGTKMRTFAKTGENPPDGFMCPSGWKVLVDYYNSLQTEEAAATAAAPATV; from the exons ATGGCGCTCCACCTCCTCACTCCTccccatctccaccaccaccctcccctcccgcgccgccgcgccaccccctccgccgccgcctccctcgcccaccccctccacctccatctccaacCCCGCCTCCGCCTCACCACCTCCCGCCCCGTCCCCGCCCGCCGCGCCATGCCGCCCGCCATCCGCAGCTCCCTCATCGACCCGGACGGCGGCGCGCTCGTCGACCTCGTGGCCCCGCCCGCCCGCCGCGCGGCGCTGCGGGCCGAGGCGGAGGCGCTCCCGCGGCTGCGCCTCGCGCCCGTCGACGTCGAGTGGGCGCACGTGCTCGCCGAGGGCTGGGCGTCCCCGCTGCGCGGCTTCATGCGCGAGCACCAGTACCTccagtgcatccacttcaactccCTCCGCCTCCCCTCGGGGGCCGTCGTCAACATGTCCCTCCCCATCgtgctcgccgtcgacgacgccgACAAGGACCGCATCGGGGCCGCGCCCGACGTCGCGCTCGCAGGGCCCGACGGCGACCTCATCGCCGTCCTCCGCAG CGTAGAGATATACCCTCACAATAAAGAAGAAAGAATTGCAAGAACATGGGGGACAACTGCGCCTGGTTTACCTTATGTTGATGAGGCGATAACATCAGCTGGTAACTGGCTGATTGGTGGTGATCTGGAAGTGCTGCAGCCCATCAAATACAACGATGGTCTCGATCATTACAGGCTTTCGCCCCAGCAACTCAGGGATGAATTCGACAAGCGCGGGGCTGATGCTGTGTTTGCATTCCAGTTGAGAAATCCAGTCCATAATGGGCATGCACTGTTGATGAATGACACTAGAAGACGTCTCTTAGAGATGGGTTTCAAGAATCCCATCCTACTGCTACACCCTTTGGGTGGTTTTACAAAGGCTGATGATGTCCCACTTCCTGTTAGAATGGAACAGCACAGCAAG GTGTTAGAAGATGGAGTACTTGATCCTGAGACTACTGTAGTGTCCATATTTCCCTCTCCGATGCATTATGCTGGCCCAACAGAAGTGCAGTGGCACGCAAAGGCACGAATTAATGCCGGTGCTAATTTCTACATAGTGGGACGTGATCCAGCTGGAATGGGCCATCCAACAGAGAAGAGAGATCTGTACAACCCAGACCATGGGAAGAAGGTCCTAAGCATGGCTCCTGGTTTGGAGAAACTCAACATACTGCCCTTCAAG GTAGCAGCGTACGATACAGTGGCCAAGAAGATGGCTTTCTTTGAACCTTCACGTAGTCAAGATTTTCTGTTCATCTCTGGAACCAAG ATGCGCACTTTCGCCAAAACTGGAGAGAACCCTCCTGATGGTTTCATGTGCCCTAGTGGGTGGAAAGTCCTTGTTGACTACTACAACAGCTTGCAAACTGAAGAAGCTGCTGCCACAGCTGCTGCTCCTGCTACTGTATGA
- the LOC127330953 gene encoding uncharacterized protein isoform X1, protein MAGAGSSSGGSGSGGGGREGDWDCGGCGNRNYAFRSLCNRCKQPRLLVDPHTPRDSKWLPRAGDWICNGCSNNNYASRKNCKKCGLPKEEAAMPAMGGLLPAYADYMARVQQIENAGYKMNFGMPGNSALQQQLLAHANWQYGMAGRYGMQSSAWQFGGNNTNQFQVGPPKDWREGDWLCSCGFHNYSSRTQCKECNAPVPSGMASTTMKTTGTDTSSTLGNKRLASEELANDWDNKRLNPGNADYPLSMAGSDRAGQTAYSGYDNGHTTALPSGQLSAMPGVGQGAKWREGDWLCSNCNNHNYASRSFCNRCKSQKESSVHPGAL, encoded by the exons ATGGCCGGCGCGGGCTCCTCCTCAGGCGGGTCGGGctcgggcggcggcggcagggaggGCGACTGGGACTGCGGCGGCTGCGGCAACCGCAACTACGCCTTCCGCTCCCTCTGCAACCGCTGCAAGCAGCCGCGCCTCCTCGTCGACCCGCACACCCCGCGCGACTCCAAGTGGCTCCCACGCGCCGGCGACTGGATCTGCAACG GTTGCAGTAACAATAATTATGCATCCAGAAAGAACTGCAAAAAGTGCGGCCTGCCCAAGGAGGAAGCAGCCATGCCAGCGATGGGGGGGCTGCTGCCAGCTTACGCAGATTATATGGCCAGGGTGCAGCAGATTGAGAATGCTGGCTACAAGATGAACTTTGGGATGCCTGGCAATTCAGCTCTGCAGCAGCAGCTGCTTGCTCATGCAAACTGGCAGTATGGGATGGCTGGTAGATATGGTATGCAGTCTTCTGCCTGGCAATTTGGAGGCAACAACACAAATCAGTTTCAAGTTGGCCCTCCGAAAGACTGGCGTGAGGGGGACTGGCTCTGTAGCTGTGGATTTCACAACTATTCATCTCGTACTCAG TGCAAAGAGTGTAATGCACCTGTCCCATCAGGCATGGCCTCTACAACAATGAAAACCACAGGAACAGATACTTCTTCCA CACTAGGTAATAAGCGTTTGGCATCAGAAGAGCTGGCTAATGACTGGGATAATAAAAGGCTTAATCCAGGAAATGCTGATTATCCACTTTCA ATGGCAGGCTCAGACAGAGCTGGACAGACGGCTTATTCGGGGTATGACAATGGGCACACAACGGCATTACCCTCTGGACAACTTTCAGCGATGCCTGGTGTTGGACAAGG AGCAAAATGGCGCGAAGGGGACTGGCTGTGCAGCAACTGCAACAATCATAATTATGCATCTCGTTCATTCTGCAACAG GTGCAAATCTCAGAAAGAATCTTCAGTTCATCCTGGCGCGCTGTAG
- the LOC127330953 gene encoding uncharacterized protein isoform X2 — MPAMGGLLPAYADYMARVQQIENAGYKMNFGMPGNSALQQQLLAHANWQYGMAGRYGMQSSAWQFGGNNTNQFQVGPPKDWREGDWLCSCGFHNYSSRTQCKECNAPVPSGMASTTMKTTGTDTSSTLGNKRLASEELANDWDNKRLNPGNADYPLSMAGSDRAGQTAYSGYDNGHTTALPSGQLSAMPGVGQGAKWREGDWLCSNCNNHNYASRSFCNRCKSQKESSVHPGAL; from the exons ATGCCAGCGATGGGGGGGCTGCTGCCAGCTTACGCAGATTATATGGCCAGGGTGCAGCAGATTGAGAATGCTGGCTACAAGATGAACTTTGGGATGCCTGGCAATTCAGCTCTGCAGCAGCAGCTGCTTGCTCATGCAAACTGGCAGTATGGGATGGCTGGTAGATATGGTATGCAGTCTTCTGCCTGGCAATTTGGAGGCAACAACACAAATCAGTTTCAAGTTGGCCCTCCGAAAGACTGGCGTGAGGGGGACTGGCTCTGTAGCTGTGGATTTCACAACTATTCATCTCGTACTCAG TGCAAAGAGTGTAATGCACCTGTCCCATCAGGCATGGCCTCTACAACAATGAAAACCACAGGAACAGATACTTCTTCCA CACTAGGTAATAAGCGTTTGGCATCAGAAGAGCTGGCTAATGACTGGGATAATAAAAGGCTTAATCCAGGAAATGCTGATTATCCACTTTCA ATGGCAGGCTCAGACAGAGCTGGACAGACGGCTTATTCGGGGTATGACAATGGGCACACAACGGCATTACCCTCTGGACAACTTTCAGCGATGCCTGGTGTTGGACAAGG AGCAAAATGGCGCGAAGGGGACTGGCTGTGCAGCAACTGCAACAATCATAATTATGCATCTCGTTCATTCTGCAACAG GTGCAAATCTCAGAAAGAATCTTCAGTTCATCCTGGCGCGCTGTAG
- the LOC127330954 gene encoding probable carbohydrate esterase At4g34215 produces the protein MKPARRPLLGALALAALLSFLLLAAPPTGLLPSSSSSSSRRRAPTSPYAHRPKLLFLLAGQSNMAGRGAPPAPLPAPYLPHPRLLRLAADRRWVAASPPLHADIDTHKTCGLGPAMPFAHRLLLSDPAPSSLSEPTVSEPEPVVLGLVPCAVGGTRIWMWARGQPLYEAAVARTRAAVADGGGALGAVLWFQGESDTVEADDARSYGGNMERLVADLRADLGLPSLLVIQVGLASGEGNYTDIVREAQRNVNLPNVIYVDAMGLPLSDDQLHLSTEAQLQLGEMLAQAYLEFNSSRDPNL, from the exons ATGAAGCCGGCGCGGCGGCCGCTGCTGGGCGCGCTGGCGCTGGCGGCGCTGCTCTccttcctcctcctcgccgccccGCCCACCGGcctcctcccctcctcctcctcctcctcctcccgccgccgagCCCCCACCTCGCCCTACGCGCACCGCCCCAAGCTGCTCTTCCTCCTGGCCGGCCAGTCCAACATGGCCGGCCGGGGCGCGCCGCCGGCGCCTCTCCCCGCGCCATACCTCCCTCACCCGCGCCTCCTCCGCCTCGCCGCCGACCGCCGCTGGGTCGCCGCCTCCCCGCCGCTCCACGCCGACATCGACACCCACAAGACCTGCGGCCTCGGCCCCGCCATGCCCTTCGCGCACCGCCTCCTCCTCTCCGACCCCGCCCCCTCCTCCCTCTCCGAGCCCACCGTCTCCGAGCCCGAGCCCGTGGTGCTCGGGCTGGTCCCGTGCGCGGTCGGCGGCACCAGGATCTGGATGTGGGCGCGGGGGCAGCCTCTGTACGAGGCGGCCGTCGCCAGGAcgcgcgccgccgtcgccgacggcggcggcgcgctcggcGCCGTGCTGTGGTTCCAGGGCGAGAGCGACACCGTCGAGGCCGACGACGCCCGCTCCTACGGCGGCAACATGGAGCGCCTCGTCGCCGATCTCAGGGCCGATCTGGGCCTGCCCAGCCTGCTCGTCATCCAG GTTGGTCTTGCATCAGGGGAGGGGAATTACACGGACATTGTGAGGGAAGCTCAGCGAAATGTCAATCTTCCTAACGTTATTTATGTTGATGCTATGGGCCTGCCACTCAGCGATGATCAGTTACACCTCTCCACGGAAGCTCAACTCCAGCTTGGTGAAATGTTGGCGCAAGCCTATCTAGAATTCAACTCATCCAGAGATCCCAATCTATAG